The following proteins are co-located in the Coleofasciculus chthonoplastes PCC 7420 genome:
- a CDS encoding DUF1825 family protein, whose translation MGFFDSDIVQQEAKQLFEDYQSLVQLGGSYGKFDREGKKIFIDQMEAMMERYRIFMKRFELSEDFMAQMTVEQLNTQLGQFGITPQQMFDQMQMTLERMKSELEQQS comes from the coding sequence ATGGGGTTTTTTGATTCAGATATAGTCCAACAAGAAGCTAAACAACTGTTTGAAGATTATCAGTCCCTTGTCCAATTGGGAGGCAGCTACGGTAAATTTGACCGAGAAGGGAAGAAAATTTTCATTGATCAGATGGAAGCGATGATGGAGCGCTATCGAATTTTTATGAAGCGCTTCGAGTTATCCGAGGATTTTATGGCTCAGATGACAGTTGAGCAGCTCAATACACAACTTGGTCAGTTTGGCATCACGCCTCAGCAAATGTTTGATCAAATGCAAATGACGTTAGAGCGGATGAAATCCGAACTGGAACAGCAGTCTTAG
- the fabG gene encoding 3-oxoacyl-ACP reductase FabG, with protein sequence MKGKHVLLTGGTGGLGIGVTPAVLASTPKTVTIPYRNPQDVERLKQILSPADFARISFVPTDLTDEANVSKMINDMEGVDVLIHLVGGFSMGKTHEYSYEAWKNDFDLNLNTTFLVCKHSLAKMLPQNYGRIITVGSRGAVQPGGQLAAYCAAKAGVVALTQAIADETKGTNITANSVLPSVIDTPTNRQAMGEENAIQWVKPQSIAQVICFLASDAAQDVSGAAVPVYGSI encoded by the coding sequence ATGAAAGGCAAACACGTTTTACTCACTGGCGGTACTGGCGGACTAGGAATAGGGGTGACTCCAGCCGTATTAGCCTCTACACCCAAAACGGTAACCATTCCTTATCGCAATCCTCAAGATGTAGAACGCCTGAAACAAATCCTATCCCCGGCGGATTTTGCCCGGATTAGCTTTGTCCCTACCGATCTCACTGATGAGGCGAATGTCAGCAAAATGATCAACGATATGGAAGGGGTGGATGTACTAATCCATTTAGTGGGTGGCTTTTCCATGGGAAAAACCCACGAATACAGTTATGAAGCCTGGAAAAACGATTTTGACCTGAACTTAAATACCACCTTTTTGGTGTGCAAGCACAGTTTGGCGAAAATGCTGCCCCAGAATTATGGGCGCATTATTACCGTAGGATCGCGGGGTGCTGTGCAACCGGGGGGACAGTTAGCCGCCTACTGTGCAGCAAAAGCTGGCGTTGTCGCCCTGACTCAAGCGATCGCGGATGAAACCAAAGGCACGAATATCACTGCCAATAGTGTACTCCCTAGTGTGATTGACACACCAACCAATCGCCAAGCCATGGGAGAAGAAAATGCCATTCAGTGGGTGAAACCCCAATCTATCGCCCAAGTGATTTGTTTCTTAGCCTCAGACGCGGCGCAGGATGTAAGCGGTGCGGCTGTTCCGGTTTATGGCAGCATTTAA
- a CDS encoding RNA-guided endonuclease InsQ/TnpB family protein: MKTSYQYRLYPSTKQKLSLNQGLRVCRYWYNRMLGERLDWWEYNRSAVNSCPLICHLRELKERPNYYNQKNQLPAIKKDLVLVKWSGELLDFSDIYSTILQDVCKRVDKAFERYIKGDKKGKRSGKPRFKSESRYRTMVFDGAKNEWLKFCTVNGRWLYLRLPKIGLVDVYIATSEGESIPSLKPLRKNLDKLGKLQTKRNAKKKGSRRRRKLAKREARFHQRIARSRQDFQYKSAHKLVRTGKKVFFCEDLNLKGLTKRNAPKQDDDGKYLPNGQSAKSGLNKSWLDAAFGQFFSTLSYIAEKAGAVVVEKNPAYTSQILCYRDEFVFIDCSIREYWDEQLQIWVDRDINAAINLKRVGLDVFPTLKCRKGNPVVVSSATNSTLKEVLTALFKASVAHAVR, from the coding sequence ATGAAAACATCCTACCAGTACCGCCTTTATCCCAGTACCAAACAGAAGCTCTCCCTCAACCAAGGATTGAGGGTTTGCCGCTATTGGTACAACAGGATGCTGGGCGAACGCTTGGACTGGTGGGAATACAACAGGTCTGCGGTTAACTCTTGCCCCCTAATCTGTCACCTTCGAGAACTTAAGGAACGTCCCAATTATTACAACCAGAAAAATCAACTCCCTGCCATTAAGAAAGATTTGGTGCTGGTCAAGTGGTCAGGGGAACTCCTAGACTTCAGTGATATCTATTCGACCATCTTGCAGGATGTCTGTAAGCGAGTTGATAAGGCGTTTGAACGGTACATCAAAGGAGACAAGAAGGGGAAACGCTCTGGTAAACCCCGGTTCAAAAGCGAGTCTCGCTACCGAACAATGGTATTTGACGGAGCAAAGAACGAGTGGTTGAAGTTCTGTACGGTCAACGGTCGTTGGCTTTACCTAAGACTGCCCAAGATTGGATTAGTCGATGTGTATATTGCCACCTCTGAAGGTGAAAGCATCCCCTCTCTTAAGCCCCTGAGGAAAAACCTCGACAAGCTAGGGAAGTTGCAGACCAAGCGAAACGCTAAAAAGAAAGGGTCTCGCCGTCGCCGTAAACTAGCCAAAAGAGAAGCAAGGTTTCATCAGCGCATTGCTAGGAGTCGCCAAGATTTCCAGTACAAGAGTGCGCACAAATTGGTGCGAACCGGGAAGAAGGTGTTTTTCTGCGAGGACTTAAACCTCAAAGGCTTGACCAAGCGCAATGCACCCAAACAAGATGATGACGGGAAATACCTTCCCAACGGGCAATCCGCAAAGTCAGGACTCAACAAGTCCTGGTTAGATGCCGCATTTGGACAATTCTTCTCAACCCTGAGTTACATAGCTGAAAAAGCTGGGGCTGTGGTCGTTGAAAAGAATCCTGCTTATACTTCCCAAATTCTCTGCTATCGAGACGAGTTCGTATTTATAGACTGCTCGATTCGAGAGTATTGGGATGAACAGTTACAAATCTGGGTTGATAGAGACATTAATGCTGCTATCAACCTAAAACGTGTAGGGCTGGACGTGTTCCCTACCCTAAAATGCCGTAAAGGGAATCCAGTAGTGGTCTCTTCTGCTACTAATAGTACCTTGAAGGAAGTTCTGACCGCCTTATTTAAGGCTTCAGTTGCCCACGCTGTCCGGTAA
- a CDS encoding helix-hairpin-helix domain-containing protein, whose product MALFDWLLSTDRLNPTWRSIQARIQSDPYYRLQSAQEIEVAVALGMRIDVNQATVDDWLRLPGISIHQARSLVELANSGVQFCCLEDIAAALSIPVARLQPLQPILSFCYYDAESPATPVSIPANTASVEQLSRIPGVDLFVARAIAQNRQEMGNYRNLADLQRRLALPPDLISEIMYYLRF is encoded by the coding sequence ATGGCATTGTTTGACTGGCTGTTATCGACGGATCGATTAAACCCAACCTGGCGCTCAATCCAAGCCCGGATTCAGAGCGATCCCTACTATCGGCTGCAATCGGCACAAGAAATAGAGGTGGCGGTGGCGCTGGGGATGAGAATTGATGTCAATCAAGCGACGGTGGATGACTGGCTAAGATTACCAGGAATATCCATCCATCAAGCGCGATCGCTGGTGGAATTGGCAAATAGTGGGGTACAGTTTTGCTGTTTGGAGGATATTGCAGCGGCGTTAAGTATCCCTGTGGCGCGGTTACAGCCGTTACAACCAATTCTCAGCTTTTGTTACTATGACGCCGAAAGTCCAGCAACACCCGTGTCGATTCCGGCGAATACAGCATCCGTGGAACAACTGAGCCGAATTCCTGGAGTTGACTTGTTTGTAGCCAGAGCGATCGCCCAAAATCGGCAAGAGATGGGCAACTATCGCAATTTAGCAGACTTGCAGCGACGCCTTGCCCTTCCCCCAGACCTCATATCTGAGATAATGTACTATCTGCGGTTTTGA
- the tnpA gene encoding IS200/IS605 family transposase has translation MTKKKLFSYYPQIQLSKFINNLKTVTSRKMNKEFPEHLTQFFWKNDDNTKNEFWNDSYGIESVGGANIEVLERYIRGQDAPKC, from the coding sequence ATGACTAAAAAGAAACTGTTTTCCTACTACCCACAAATACAACTATCCAAATTTATTAACAACTTAAAAACTGTGACAAGCAGGAAAATGAACAAGGAGTTTCCTGAACACTTGACTCAGTTCTTCTGGAAGAATGACGATAATACCAAAAATGAGTTCTGGAATGATTCTTATGGAATTGAGTCTGTAGGGGGAGCGAATATTGAGGTTCTTGAGCGATACATTCGCGGACAGGATGCACCCAAATGTTAA
- a CDS encoding PAS domain-containing protein translates to MHPLFKKLLFSRHIEYLAVDESFNILELSHKIAQFADRPQDLSIGKDVRLSFPELVGIEEILSHILQGRQLNFDLKGIGRFSGRGNLLYFDMYIINDSEDYQAGNKLIILCEDVTERMNLEQTLVQRSNETTLLLDAWAASSQYLDKIIQYIGDALFVTNSSSVIKIVNKAANFLFGYNNSELIGKSLSLIIDESQVKNLVAQKNGSYCNGINTTKVVCQTKTGDKIIVAFSCSRIESKLEDEQDIIYIGRDINR, encoded by the coding sequence ATGCATCCCCTGTTTAAAAAATTATTATTTTCTCGTCATATTGAATACTTAGCCGTCGATGAGTCATTCAATATTTTAGAACTATCTCATAAAATCGCTCAGTTCGCCGACCGTCCTCAGGATTTGAGTATCGGTAAGGATGTGCGTCTGAGTTTCCCGGAACTTGTAGGGATTGAAGAGATTTTAAGCCATATCCTTCAGGGGCGACAGTTAAACTTTGATTTAAAAGGAATTGGACGATTTTCTGGACGAGGTAATCTTCTCTATTTTGATATGTATATTATTAATGACAGTGAAGACTATCAGGCAGGAAATAAACTAATTATTTTATGTGAGGATGTCACTGAGCGGATGAATTTAGAACAGACTTTAGTTCAACGCTCAAATGAAACGACCTTATTATTAGATGCTTGGGCAGCATCAAGTCAATATCTTGATAAAATTATTCAATATATAGGAGATGCTTTATTCGTCACTAATTCGTCATCTGTTATAAAAATTGTCAATAAAGCAGCTAATTTCTTATTCGGTTATAACAATTCTGAGTTAATCGGCAAATCTTTATCTTTAATTATTGATGAATCTCAGGTGAAAAATTTAGTGGCACAGAAAAATGGATCTTATTGCAATGGCATCAACACAACTAAAGTGGTTTGTCAGACTAAGACAGGAGACAAGATTATCGTGGCATTTTCCTGTTCTAGAATTGAGAGCAAATTAGAAGACGAACAGGATATTATTTATATTGGGCGTGATATCAATCGCTGA
- a CDS encoding NINE protein, with the protein MLSKPKSRKVASLLAFSGVVIPFSGLHKFYLGQPWWGVLYLLLSWTPIPRVASAIEGVWYLLQNSEQFDQNFNGDLIPTGTSAPSQIPEVDPAQVGAIADALRQLDKLRQEGLMSEYEFEQKRRQLLDRIA; encoded by the coding sequence ATGTTAAGCAAGCCGAAAAGTCGAAAAGTTGCTTCCTTACTGGCATTTAGTGGGGTAGTGATACCTTTTTCTGGACTGCACAAGTTTTATCTGGGGCAACCTTGGTGGGGAGTTTTGTATTTGTTGCTGTCCTGGACACCAATTCCCAGAGTGGCGAGTGCCATTGAAGGGGTATGGTATTTGTTGCAAAATTCGGAACAATTCGACCAAAATTTTAATGGCGATTTGATTCCAACCGGGACATCAGCGCCAAGTCAAATCCCAGAGGTTGATCCGGCGCAAGTGGGTGCGATCGCGGATGCACTGCGACAACTGGACAAGCTGCGTCAGGAGGGATTGATGTCAGAATATGAGTTTGAGCAAAAGCGTCGCCAACTACTGGATCGTATCGCGTGA
- a CDS encoding adenylate/guanylate cyclase domain-containing protein, translating to MSRFLNKLLSLLVPRHREYLLINRDGKILETSPGVKRFAEDSDQVRQGQNICLGFPELIGLETILIDILDERQDNFELKGISRCSVTGESLYFDLYVIKHPLAFDQYNPDKPNQLIILLEDVTERMVLEQTLVQATNETRLLLSRLSASKGYIDQIITAMADALLVTKPTGTIKTVNRSAQNLFGYDESELVGNSMRLILSLADDLLAEHQQQLCVEQKFINNWEVVCQKKTGEKIMVSFSCSAIQMETESSLHFIYIGRDITERQRTQKRIATQHAISRILSDSGTIEEAMPKILPAIGETLVWDLGELWISEVIGDREIDRITPQLRCEHTWVSHAIPESMSITQPLIASPKGGLLGQIWTSRSPKWISGITSESLSPILPIAELRSAFGFPIQDDEQILGVITFYSYDVQPPDPELTQVMATIGNQLGQFIKRKQAEAALRQEQEKSEQLLLNILPEPIVDRLKHEHQIIAEDFAEVSVLFADIVGFTQLSSSMPPITLLNLLNQIFSIFDELCEQHQLEKIKTIGDAYMVVGGLPRSPLNHAHAIARMALDMQAAIAQFRDQTGQAFNMRIGINTGPVVAGVIGLKKFSYDLWGDTVNIASRMESQSIPGRIQVTAAIYEKLKDTFEFEQRGMIDVKGRGKMTTYFLIAVK from the coding sequence ATGAGCAGATTTTTAAATAAACTTTTATCCCTGTTAGTACCACGCCATAGGGAATATTTACTAATTAATAGAGACGGTAAAATTCTGGAGACTTCTCCGGGAGTCAAGCGATTTGCCGAAGATTCCGATCAAGTTCGCCAAGGACAAAATATCTGTCTGGGATTTCCAGAACTCATTGGGTTAGAAACCATTTTGATTGATATTCTGGACGAACGACAGGATAATTTTGAATTAAAGGGGATTAGTCGGTGTTCAGTGACAGGCGAATCGCTGTATTTTGATTTGTATGTGATTAAACATCCTTTGGCTTTTGACCAGTATAACCCTGACAAACCAAATCAATTAATTATTTTATTAGAAGATGTCACAGAACGGATGGTTTTAGAACAAACCTTAGTTCAAGCCACTAATGAAACCCGTTTATTATTGAGTCGATTATCAGCATCTAAAGGGTATATTGATCAAATTATTACGGCTATGGCAGATGCACTCTTGGTGACGAAGCCGACTGGAACCATTAAAACAGTTAATCGTTCGGCACAAAATTTATTTGGCTATGACGAATCTGAGTTAGTTGGCAACTCTATGCGCCTAATTTTGTCTCTAGCTGATGACTTACTTGCCGAACATCAACAGCAGCTTTGTGTTGAGCAAAAATTTATCAATAATTGGGAGGTTGTCTGTCAGAAAAAAACGGGAGAAAAAATAATGGTATCCTTCTCCTGTTCAGCGATTCAAATGGAAACAGAAAGTAGTCTCCATTTTATTTATATTGGTCGCGATATTACTGAACGTCAGCGCACACAAAAGCGGATAGCTACTCAACATGCCATTAGCCGTATTCTATCGGATTCAGGCACAATCGAGGAGGCTATGCCTAAAATTTTGCCTGCAATTGGTGAAACGTTGGTGTGGGATTTGGGTGAACTTTGGATTTCAGAAGTGATAGGCGATCGCGAGATAGATAGGATAACACCTCAGTTGCGGTGCGAACACACTTGGGTTAGCCACGCGATTCCAGAATCGATGTCGATAACTCAGCCATTAATCGCATCCCCTAAGGGGGGATTACTGGGTCAAATTTGGACGAGTCGTTCTCCTAAATGGATTAGCGGTATCACCTCAGAATCGCTATCTCCAATCTTGCCAATTGCTGAATTACGCAGTGCTTTTGGCTTTCCGATTCAAGACGATGAGCAAATTTTGGGTGTAATCACCTTCTATTCCTATGATGTGCAACCCCCAGATCCGGAACTAACTCAGGTTATGGCAACAATTGGTAATCAGTTAGGACAGTTTATAAAGCGTAAACAAGCAGAAGCCGCATTGCGACAAGAGCAGGAAAAATCTGAACAGCTACTCCTGAATATTTTACCTGAACCGATTGTCGATCGATTGAAACATGAACATCAGATTATCGCCGAGGATTTTGCTGAAGTTTCGGTTCTTTTTGCCGATATTGTCGGGTTTACTCAACTGTCGTCCTCAATGCCTCCGATTACGCTGCTTAACTTACTCAATCAAATCTTTTCGATTTTCGACGAACTGTGCGAACAGCATCAATTGGAGAAGATTAAAACCATTGGGGATGCGTACATGGTGGTGGGGGGATTGCCGCGATCGCCCCTCAACCATGCCCACGCGATCGCCCGGATGGCACTGGATATGCAAGCCGCGATCGCCCAATTTCGTGACCAGACGGGACAGGCGTTTAATATGCGAATTGGCATCAACACCGGACCTGTGGTTGCTGGCGTAATTGGTCTAAAAAAATTCAGTTATGATTTGTGGGGAGATACCGTGAACATTGCCAGCCGTATGGAATCACAGAGTATACCCGGACGTATCCAAGTAACAGCGGCAATCTACGAAAAATTAAAGGATACATTTGAGTTTGAGCAACGAGGTATGATTGACGTGAAGGGTAGAGGCAAGATGACTACCTATTTTCTGATTGCTGTAAAATAA
- a CDS encoding Rab family GTPase, with product MTSLISKKICMLGDFSVGKTSLIRRFVERQFSDKYLSTVGVKISRKTVEVQAKTPKKALQVQMLIWDLEGNTKFKTVTPMYLQGATSAVIVADVSRQVTIDHISDHLQAFLSVNPKGFGIVALNKADLLSEKQQEDLLDKCQLNYPNKIAAVYPTSAKTGKNVDDIFLTLAQRMVE from the coding sequence ATGACTTCTCTGATCTCTAAAAAAATATGTATGCTGGGTGATTTTAGTGTTGGTAAAACCAGCTTAATTCGTCGCTTTGTAGAACGACAGTTTAGTGATAAGTATTTGTCCACTGTGGGGGTAAAGATTTCCCGAAAAACGGTTGAGGTGCAAGCCAAGACGCCAAAAAAGGCGCTCCAGGTACAAATGCTAATCTGGGATTTGGAGGGAAATACTAAATTTAAAACGGTGACGCCGATGTACCTACAAGGCGCAACCAGTGCGGTAATCGTAGCTGATGTCAGTCGCCAAGTCACAATCGATCATATTTCAGATCACTTACAGGCGTTTTTATCCGTCAATCCAAAAGGATTTGGTATCGTTGCGTTAAATAAAGCGGATCTTCTTTCGGAAAAACAACAGGAAGATTTGCTAGACAAGTGTCAATTGAATTATCCAAATAAAATCGCTGCTGTCTATCCCACATCAGCGAAAACTGGTAAAAATGTTGACGATATTTTTTTGACCCTAGCTCAGCGAATGGTTGAATGA